The window CCGGTCTCCCCTATAGATTTATTGGACCCCTATCCAATCTTCCAACTTCTTCagtctttaataaataattttgggtCGTAAAACACACTTGAGAAAAGCGAGGGCaattatctaataaaaatacattttcttgattaattcCGGCATGGAAACCGAGATGCTGGAAAGATgacaaaaacgtaaaaaattccaaaaaaactcATTCCAGGCTCAAGTATCATGGACGATCTTAATGAAATGATGTTTATTCTATGTAGGAGCTGAAGTTAcataagaaaatttactttcaCGTTCATTTGTGAAGTAATAAAGAATTGAGATGTGGTAGAAGGCTAAACAAAAAagaactttaattaaattattataaagatcACCTCAAGCAAGAAGAAAACTATGAAGACGAATATGATGATGATAATACTGGTAATAATGAAGCACTGGAGTGCAGTGTTGAAATACTATAATGGCTAGCTTAAGTCCCAAATATCATTCAGGTTGTAGCGATATATCAATATATATCAGTAGGTTAAATGGTTGTAGATTTTATTCACCATGTATTGCCGAATGAATGCTAGATTAGGCGCcacccaattttattaaaaagcaattAGGGTAGGCTAgcctaaaatgacatactagGGTAAAACAACATAGGTACAAAATCTCCAACTTGGCAACAGTATTTTTCGGAATAACTTTATGTCACGGCATGTCTTTATATTACGCGTATTAAAAATATCGAGATTAGTTTAGCGTTAACGTTCATAGAGCgtgctttgtattttttcaagtctacaaaatgtttgtgttttaaaacagaagatttaactaaagtatttaaagtttaattttttacgctCTAACCTAATTACAGGTATGTATTAATCttatttattggtaaaataacaacattttaacattttttttgataaataacatttttataaataaacatgtgTTTGTGGTGCAAGTTGGGTAAAATGACATAGGACCTATATGGCTAAAATGACATAGTATGTCATTTTGcccttatttttttacagtttctcaAAATGAATTGTTTCTTCTCATCTTTTTTAGAATGGTTGGAAATTACTCAAGAAAAACCACGCGTCAGTCTTGGGATCCGTTACAGATGCAAAAAGCTATTGCGGCAGTACAAAATGGAGAAATGGGCTGGCTCAAAGCTTCAAAAACATTTGGCGTACCCCAGGCTACGCTAAGAAGACGAGCATcggacaaaaataaaagagtcaaAGCTACTGATAGGGGTCTAGGCCGATACGAAACCACGTTTTCCGTAGAGTTGGAGAGGGACCTAGTTcaacatatcaaattattggaatCTTGTTTATTTGGTTTATCATGCGATGAAGTTCGTTCCTTGGCGTATTAACTGGCAGAAAGAAATGGAATTGCACACAGGTTCAACTCAACTACTTAAATGGCTGGTTGGGATTGGCTACGTGGATTTAGGTCCAGAAACCCCGATATATCTCTTAGAAAACCTGAAGCTACTTCGGCCGCTAGAACACAATCCTTCAATAAACCGCAAATTGCTAATTTTCTTACAACTTTTCAAGAGACGGTTGAAAAAGAGCATATCAACCCCACGCGCATTTGGAATGTAGACGAATCTGGCCTGTTTACTGTCCAAAAACCTAGCCGAATACTTGCTACCAAAGGTCGGAAACAAGTTGGCTTAATTTCAAGTGCTGATAGGGGGCAGCATATTACAGCTGTGGTTTGCATGAGCGCAGCAGGAGCCTATATTCCCCcatcattaatttttcccagaaaaaaactggaaaaaggaACTGACCGACGAGGCTCCCTTAGGTACATTGGGAATAGCTCAAGAGACAAGCTGGATGCAACATTTTAGAGAATATTCTAATCCTTTAAAGGCAAATAAAGTGTTACTTCTGGTTGATGGACATGCTAGCCATAAAACTCTAGATGTTACAAGATTTGCTAAAGAAAATGGAATAGAAATGATATGCTTCCCACCTCATTGCACCCACCGGCTGCAACCTTTAGATGTGTGCTTTTTTAGgccattaaaaacattttatgatcAAGATGTTACAAAATGGCTAAAATGTCATCCAGGCAGAACTGTTTCTTCATATCAGATCGGTGGGTTATTTGCTGCAGCATATGGAAAAGCAGCTACAAATCAAAATGCTGTAAGTGGGCTTATAAAAACAGGAAAATGGCCGCTAAACCCAGATATATTTCCTGATTATCTGTTTAACCCTGCAATGGTCACAGATAGATATCAAGATAGTGATACTCAAGTGGCTAACCATTCattgaatataaacaatatttcagtTATTCGCCCACAAGACATTTCCCCTCTTCCAAGTTCATCCGGGATACAAGCAAACCCAAGAAAGCGGAAGGCAGAAGGAACCAAAGTGCTTACGAGTACCCCAATATTAGAGGAACTTAAAGCTAGAGAAGCGGAAAAACAAGCTGCTGAATTTCGCAAAGCCGCGAAacgaaccaaaaaaaatttaactcatTTAGTCGAAAGTCCCTTAAGTTTAAAAGAAGTTATTCAAATCAAAGAAGTTGCCAAAGAAAGTAAAAACCGCATAACACGTAAGGCTGCCATAGTAGCATCCGAACACTTTGTCCCAATGGACGAAAGCTCTGATAATGAAGAGCCGTTTCAAGATGAAGACGACGAAGATGATCTATATTGTAACAGTTTGTACTCTATGTCCAAGTCCAAGGAACCATGGGTTAGATCGTGCTCGAAATGAGCACATTGTGAGTGTGCTGGTATTTCTAAAAGAAGCAAACAATATGTATGTgaactttgttaattttaacTTGTAATGACCTTATGTACCTATGTAAGTTTCTTATGTCATTTTACCCAAGTATGCTCGGGTAAAATGACacatttacatatttctttttatatttttttcgccaggattattcatttatttaaaaaaaattaggttatattcttattataaacctttagtattataaattactaatgattttgtatgtttacattaaaagaataaaaaattaataagcgaAAATAAAGTggtatgtcattttaggccaGTCTCCcgacttttagttttttagcgTAAAAGAGAGAAGAAATGTggtaaagaaaaagaaagtttaaaaaattgggtattttttttattttcgatgCAATTAAACCCATCTAAGATTCAAGCATCATGGACGGTTGTTATGAAATGAATCTTCTCATATGCAGTGCTACCATCTCAGGCTCGTGGACGATTTTAATGAAACGATGCTGATCTTATATAGTTAATTAAACTTTGTAAGAAAAAAGCTACTTTAGAGTAGAACAATAGACTATTGAGATGTGTTAAAGGggtattatatacaaaaaaagactgtactaaaattattatgaaaatgacATCagtgaagaagaagaagaagaaaacgatGATAATGAATATGATGAtgaatttactaataataaagcccTGTAGTTCAATGGTAAAGTGCTATAAGAGCCCACTTCAACTTAAAATAGCATTCAGGTGCAATAGAGTGGCGATGAAAAGAAAAGGttgaaaaattgaatatttttcttatttccagGCAATGAGAAAACTGAGAGATAGAAAGAACCAAAATATAGCAGAGATACAAACAGTGTAAAAATGAATTCAATTatctaatttcaaatttttcattcaataaccTAATCTTCTTCTCGGCGTGGCGATCTCATTAGCCCATCTAACTTTATCAACTTCGGCTCGGAACAATTCAATTGAAGCTTTTGCCTAGTCTACTTTTTCTGTCTAGTTTTTTTCCAATAAGCATGAGTTGTAGCACTCTGTATTTTTGCAAAGTAACTTGCTCTTCTTCGTTTTACAGTATTTATTATTGCTCTATGTGGTTGAGGACCTCGATGTTGGTAAAATGGATTAATTGTCCAAAGAATTCTCAGCATCCTGTGGTAGAACCACATTTAACCATAAAGCAATGTGCTGAAGATATAAGAGCTTTGTTTTTAGCTCTGGCCATTTCTATTCTAGGTTTTATCGTAACCAAATGATCCTGGCTAACATTGAATACGCAGCCCAAATATGTGATTTTCCTCATTAGGGTGTTTCCGTTTATAGTTATTTTAGTGCTAGCATTTGGGTTTTTACTAACTagcattattttagttttatttttattacgttTCATACGATATTCTTCACCGACGATAAGTACTCGATTCATAAGCCGTTGCAAACCTTCATCGCTGTTGCTCATGAACACCGTATCATCCGCGTATCGCTGATTGTTCAGACATTCGCGATTGATAATAACTCTGTAACTAATATACGTACACTAAACAGTAGAGATTACAGGATGCACTCTTACTGCTTTCTTATTATGGGCATTGCCAgttgtattgtttttaattctTACTAAGTTTGAGATGATACGAAGATCAGCAGTCTCTACACCACTAAGACCTCAATAAGTTTGTCATGGTTCACGTGGTCAAACGCTCTGCTAAAGTCTCTAAAAATAGGTATACATTAAATTTGTATTAGCATTTCTGTATTTTTCAACCTCTTGGTATTTGTATAGCGAACATAGCTTTTTTGTACTTAGTTCCTGTAAGTTTCTCCAATTCATTATATTTATCCAAAGAAATGGTTTTAGGGCATGACTCATTAAGGTAATGGTTGTGTATTTTCCGCATTTTTTTTAGCTGGGCATTTGTGGTAAGGGAATAAACTTAGATGTTACCCATGCCTGTGTTATTACACCTAtaatattaaacatatattCAATGTATTAATTGGCAAAAAGTTTAATAACCTCAGCAGGTTTAGCACCTTTCCCGTTTGCTGTGTTCTTTATCTGCTCTGTTGCATGAATAATTTCTTCCTTTATAATCGGTAAATCTTTGGTGGTTTATGACATATTTCTTCCACGTATTTGAAGTTGAGCCCTTATGTCTATCATTGGCTGTCCTTTTCTATCTTTTATAATTCTATCATGTTGCTTTTTCGTGTTCCTGCTACCTCTCTTATATTTTTGTTCAAGTTAAGGTTGTCATTTCCTTTCTAGTTTTTCCCTTTCATTTCGTCTCATGTGCTATTAAGCATTGCTTCTTTTGTTTTTCGATCTTCCGGtgaattttcttatatttttgtacTTCTTTCTTTCTCTTATTAATTCAAGGATATCGAGTATTCAATGAATTATTATAACATTTCTTTCAATAAGTGAACATCATCAGGAatgatttttaagtatttcaagTTTAAACTGGTttccttatataatttttatattattagacCTTCAATCAAAGTTTCGACTAATATATTCATCCTCGggatcttttaaaaaatttaaaaatattagatctaggattatatttttaatttcaaatttttaagtaCATACTATTTTTATCctctttaattaatatatatc of the Anthonomus grandis grandis chromosome 3, icAntGran1.3, whole genome shotgun sequence genome contains:
- the LOC126733931 gene encoding uncharacterized protein LOC126733931; the protein is MQHFREYSNPLKANKVLLLVDGHASHKTLDVTRFAKENGIEMICFPPHCTHRLQPLDVCFFRPLKTFYDQDVTKWLKCHPGRTVSSYQIGGLFAAAYGKAATNQNAVSGLIKTGKWPLNPDIFPDYLFNPAMVTDRYQDSDTQVANHSLNINNISVIRPQDISPLPSSSGIQANPRKRKAEGTKVLTSTPILEELKAREAEKQAAEFRKAAKRTKKNLTHLVESPLSLKEVIQIKEVAKESKNRITRKAAIVASEHFVPMDESSDNEEPFQDEDDEDDLYCNSLYSMSKSKEPWVRSCSK